Proteins co-encoded in one Halorussus lipolyticus genomic window:
- a CDS encoding DUF7518 family protein, with product MNDQDERVEELESKVERLEATVKGLTEELVEVHDRLETLESEATDSRPAKSSESKATTARDDESEESDDAKSQESQEEDETGGDSELGDDIIVA from the coding sequence ATGAACGACCAAGACGAGCGCGTCGAGGAACTCGAATCGAAAGTCGAGCGACTCGAAGCCACGGTGAAAGGACTGACCGAGGAGTTGGTGGAGGTCCACGACCGACTCGAAACCCTCGAAAGTGAGGCGACCGATTCGCGGCCGGCGAAATCGTCGGAATCGAAGGCTACGACCGCCCGAGACGACGAAAGCGAGGAAAGCGATGATGCTAAAAGCCAAGAGTCCCAGGAGGAAGACGAGACGGGGGGAGATTCCGAGTTGGGCGACGACATCATCGTCGCGTAA
- the smc gene encoding chromosome segregation protein SMC, with protein MHIKKLVLDNFKSFGRRTEIPFYEDFTTVSGPNGSGKSNIIDSVLFALGLARTRGIRAEKLTDLIYNPGHADGSEEQGGTREASVEVVLDNTDGVVDRAQVVNAAGSDNVGDVEEITIKRRVKETDDNYYSYYYLNGRSVNLSDIQDLLAQAGVTPEGYNVVMQGDVTEIINMTPHERRQIIDEIAGVAEFDAKKDDALEELETVKERISEAELRIGEKQDRLDQLADERETALEYQGLRDEKQEYEGHLKAAELEEKREDLAHTRDDIEDREAELADLQAELDEKQGKVIRLEDELEELNAEIERKGEDEQLRIKSEIEEVKGEISRLEDAIESAEEKIQDAENTRRQAFVEIDRKQEDVDEFESDIRDIKIEKSSVKADIQQKEAELEEVEAEIEAIDTEYDEVKAELAEKKELLEDEKSEKNDLQREKDRLLDEARRRSNAESEKEAELDDARERIPELEAKLDDLDDELSKAERNRAQIDDVVEDLKQEKRELQDDLDSVEDEIQAKQQEYAELEAKAGQSGDSSYGRAVSTILNADKQGVHGTVAQLGGVNQKYATACETAAGGRMAHVVVDDDGVGQSCIEYLKSRNAGRATFLPMTEMHDRNLPSAPSMPGVVDFAYNLLDFDSQYSGVFAYVLGDTLVVEDMETARDLMGDYRLVTLSGELVEKSGAMTGGSKSGSRYSFSKSGEGQLERVAQRINELEDERKSVREDLRDVESRLDDARDRKSDATDQVRSIESDIDRTGEELEEARERIDDLEDELLAMEAEREAVNEQMQELEDEIDDREETIAEIEDDIADLETELADSRIPELTSEADDIEAEIDEFEDKMDELDGELNELQLEKQYAEDAIEDLHDDIEQAQNKKADQEERIEELEAEIEDQEGLLEQKREAVEELEDELADLKDDRKDVKADLREAQQARDEKKSEVETVENRLESLRRSADRLEDDISKLDEQVGDYDADEIPDLGEVEENIARLERQMEELEPVNMLAIEEYDDVKADLDDLEERKSVLVEEREGIRDRIDSYEDQKRATFMDAYEAIDDQFQNIFERLSNGTGDLHLEDDEDPFEGGLTMKAQPGDKPIQRLDAMSGGEKSLTALAFIFAIQRYNPAPFYALDEVDAFLDAANAERVGEMVDELAGDAQFIVVSHRSAMMERSERAIGVTMQGDNVSTVTGIQLGDSEEDEVPADD; from the coding sequence ATGCACATCAAAAAGCTCGTCTTGGATAACTTCAAGAGCTTCGGACGGCGGACCGAAATCCCGTTCTACGAGGATTTCACGACTGTTTCGGGTCCGAATGGCTCGGGGAAAAGCAACATCATCGACAGCGTGCTGTTCGCCTTGGGTCTCGCCCGAACCCGAGGCATCCGCGCGGAGAAACTGACCGACCTCATCTACAATCCCGGCCACGCCGACGGGAGCGAGGAGCAGGGCGGGACGCGAGAGGCCAGCGTCGAAGTCGTGTTGGACAACACCGACGGCGTGGTGGACCGCGCGCAGGTCGTCAACGCCGCAGGCTCGGATAACGTCGGCGATGTCGAAGAAATCACCATCAAGCGCCGGGTCAAGGAGACCGACGACAACTACTATTCGTACTACTACCTCAACGGGCGCTCGGTCAACCTCTCGGACATCCAAGACCTGTTGGCGCAGGCCGGGGTGACGCCGGAGGGGTACAACGTCGTCATGCAGGGCGACGTGACCGAGATTATCAACATGACGCCCCACGAGCGTCGCCAAATCATCGATGAAATCGCGGGCGTCGCCGAGTTCGACGCCAAGAAAGACGACGCCCTCGAAGAACTGGAGACGGTCAAAGAGCGCATCAGCGAGGCCGAACTCCGCATCGGCGAGAAGCAGGACCGCCTCGACCAGTTGGCCGACGAGCGAGAGACCGCCCTCGAATATCAAGGCCTGCGCGACGAAAAACAGGAGTACGAGGGCCACCTCAAGGCCGCCGAGTTAGAGGAGAAACGAGAGGACCTCGCGCACACGCGAGACGACATCGAAGACCGAGAGGCGGAACTCGCCGACCTGCAAGCCGAACTTGACGAAAAGCAGGGCAAGGTCATCCGCCTCGAAGACGAGTTGGAGGAACTCAACGCCGAAATCGAGCGCAAGGGCGAGGACGAACAACTCCGCATCAAGAGCGAAATCGAGGAGGTCAAAGGCGAAATCTCCCGGTTGGAAGACGCCATCGAGTCGGCCGAGGAGAAGATTCAGGACGCCGAGAACACCCGCCGACAGGCGTTCGTGGAAATCGACCGCAAGCAGGAGGACGTAGACGAGTTCGAAAGCGACATCCGCGACATCAAAATCGAGAAGTCCTCCGTGAAGGCCGACATCCAGCAGAAGGAGGCCGAGTTGGAGGAGGTCGAGGCCGAAATCGAGGCCATCGACACCGAGTACGACGAGGTGAAAGCCGAGTTGGCCGAGAAGAAGGAACTGCTGGAAGACGAGAAAAGCGAGAAAAACGACCTCCAGCGCGAGAAGGACCGCCTGCTGGACGAGGCCCGCCGCCGGTCGAACGCCGAGAGCGAGAAGGAAGCCGAGTTGGACGACGCCCGCGAGCGGATTCCCGAGTTGGAGGCCAAACTGGACGACTTGGACGACGAGTTGTCCAAGGCCGAGCGCAACCGCGCCCAGATAGACGACGTGGTTGAGGACCTGAAACAGGAGAAGCGCGAACTCCAAGACGACCTCGATTCGGTCGAGGACGAGATTCAGGCCAAACAGCAGGAGTACGCCGAACTCGAAGCCAAGGCGGGCCAGAGCGGCGACTCGTCGTATGGCCGCGCAGTCTCGACCATTCTGAACGCCGACAAGCAGGGTGTCCACGGAACGGTCGCCCAGTTGGGCGGCGTCAACCAGAAGTACGCGACTGCCTGTGAGACCGCCGCGGGCGGCCGGATGGCCCACGTCGTGGTGGACGACGACGGCGTGGGTCAGTCGTGCATCGAGTACCTCAAATCCCGGAACGCCGGGCGGGCGACCTTCCTGCCGATGACCGAGATGCACGACCGGAACCTGCCCAGCGCGCCCAGCATGCCCGGCGTGGTGGACTTCGCGTACAACTTGCTGGACTTCGACTCGCAGTACTCCGGGGTGTTCGCCTACGTGCTGGGCGACACGCTGGTCGTCGAAGACATGGAGACGGCCCGTGACCTGATGGGCGATTACCGACTCGTGACCCTCTCGGGCGAGTTGGTCGAAAAGAGCGGCGCGATGACCGGCGGGTCGAAATCCGGGTCGCGCTACTCCTTCTCGAAGTCCGGTGAGGGCCAACTGGAGCGCGTCGCCCAGCGAATCAACGAGTTGGAGGACGAGCGCAAGTCGGTCCGCGAGGACCTCCGAGACGTGGAGAGTCGGCTAGACGACGCTCGGGACCGCAAGAGCGACGCGACCGACCAAGTTCGGTCCATCGAGTCGGACATCGACCGGACCGGCGAGGAACTGGAGGAGGCCCGCGAGCGCATCGACGACCTCGAAGACGAACTGCTGGCGATGGAGGCCGAACGCGAGGCCGTCAACGAGCAGATGCAGGAGTTGGAAGACGAGATAGACGACCGCGAGGAGACCATCGCCGAAATCGAAGACGACATCGCGGACCTCGAAACCGAACTTGCCGACTCGCGCATTCCGGAACTCACCTCCGAGGCCGACGACATCGAGGCCGAAATCGACGAGTTCGAGGACAAGATGGACGAGTTGGACGGCGAACTCAACGAACTCCAACTGGAGAAACAGTACGCCGAGGACGCAATCGAGGACCTCCACGACGACATCGAGCAGGCCCAGAACAAGAAGGCCGACCAAGAGGAGCGAATCGAGGAACTGGAGGCCGAAATCGAAGACCAAGAGGGCCTCCTCGAACAGAAGCGCGAGGCGGTCGAAGAACTGGAGGACGAACTCGCCGACCTCAAAGACGACCGCAAGGACGTGAAGGCCGATCTCCGCGAGGCCCAGCAGGCCCGCGACGAGAAGAAGTCGGAGGTCGAGACGGTCGAGAATCGACTCGAAAGCCTCCGGCGGAGCGCCGACCGCCTCGAAGACGACATTTCGAAACTGGACGAACAGGTCGGCGACTACGACGCCGACGAGATTCCCGACTTGGGCGAAGTCGAGGAGAACATCGCGCGCCTCGAACGCCAGATGGAGGAGTTGGAACCGGTGAACATGCTGGCAATCGAGGAGTACGACGACGTGAAGGCCGATTTGGACGACCTCGAAGAACGCAAGTCGGTCCTCGTGGAGGAGCGCGAGGGAATCCGCGACCGAATCGACTCCTACGAGGACCAGAAACGGGCCACCTTCATGGACGCCTACGAGGCCATCGACGACCAGTTCCAGAACATCTTCGAGCGCCTCTCGAACGGGACCGGGGACCTTCACCTCGAAGACGACGAGGACCCCTTCGAAGGCGGCCTGACGATGAAGGCCCAACCGGGCGACAAGCCCATCCAGCGCCTCGACGCGATGTCGGGCGGCGAAAAGAGCCTGACAGCCCTCGCGTTCATCTTCGCCATCCAGCGGTACAACCCCGCGCCGTTCTACGCGCTGGACGAGGTTGACGCCTTCCTCGACGCCGCCAACGCCGAGCGCGTCGGCGAGATGGTGGACGAGTTGGCGGGCGACGCCCAGTTCATCGTGGTCTCGCACCGCTCGGCGATGATGGAGCGCTCGGAGCGCGCCATCGGCGTCACGATGCAGGGCGACAACGTGAGTACCGTGACCGGCATCCAGTTGGGCGACAGCGAGGAAGACGAGGTGCCCGCCGATGACTGA